A genome region from Acidobacteriota bacterium includes the following:
- a CDS encoding CaiB/BaiF CoA-transferase family protein produces MSARPLDDLRVLEMGQLMAGPFAGTVLGYFGAEVIKIEPPEGDPVRRFRKMDGDTSLWWSTLGRNKKCITLDLRREEGRALARRLAGECDVLIENFRPGTLEKWGLAPEVLEADNPKLIVARVSGFGQTGPYASQPGYASVCEAFGGLRYVTGNPGEPPVRANLSLGDSLCGLHAALGILLALLHRERTGAGRGQRIDVSIFESVYNLMEAVVPEYDRLGEVRQPSGSTITGVVPSNTYPCADGQQVVIGANGESLYRRLMAAAGREDLGNDPRLASNEGRVEHQEEIDRAIAAWTSTLTREQVLHLLEVAKVPAGPIYSVADMATDPHYRARGLFEKVEWGGRALEIPAMMPKLEDTPGRTEWPGPTIGAHTREVLTGLLKLTDEELADLEGRAVI; encoded by the coding sequence ATGTCTGCCCGCCCCCTCGACGACCTTCGCGTGCTCGAAATGGGCCAGCTCATGGCCGGACCCTTCGCCGGCACGGTCCTCGGCTACTTCGGAGCAGAGGTGATCAAGATCGAGCCGCCGGAGGGAGATCCGGTGCGGCGATTTCGGAAGATGGACGGCGACACGTCCCTCTGGTGGTCCACCCTGGGGCGCAACAAGAAGTGCATCACCCTGGACCTGCGGCGGGAAGAGGGCCGTGCGCTGGCGCGGCGGCTGGCCGGGGAGTGCGACGTGTTGATCGAGAACTTCCGCCCCGGGACTCTGGAGAAATGGGGCCTGGCGCCGGAGGTGCTGGAGGCCGACAACCCGAAATTGATCGTCGCCCGAGTCTCCGGTTTCGGGCAGACGGGCCCCTACGCCTCCCAGCCCGGCTATGCCTCGGTGTGCGAGGCCTTCGGTGGGCTGCGCTACGTCACTGGCAACCCCGGCGAGCCGCCGGTGCGCGCCAATCTCAGCCTGGGGGATTCCCTCTGCGGCCTGCATGCGGCTTTGGGGATTCTCCTCGCTCTGCTCCACCGCGAGCGCACCGGCGCCGGTCGGGGTCAGCGCATCGACGTGTCGATTTTCGAATCGGTCTACAACCTGATGGAGGCGGTGGTGCCGGAGTACGATCGCCTCGGCGAGGTGCGCCAGCCCTCCGGTTCGACCATCACCGGCGTCGTGCCCTCCAACACCTACCCCTGCGCCGATGGTCAGCAGGTGGTGATCGGCGCCAACGGCGAGTCCCTGTACCGCCGGTTGATGGCGGCGGCGGGGCGCGAAGATCTGGGCAACGATCCGCGTTTGGCGTCGAACGAGGGCCGGGTCGAGCACCAAGAAGAAATCGACCGGGCGATCGCCGCCTGGACGAGCACCCTCACCCGTGAGCAGGTGCTCCACCTCCTCGAGGTGGCGAAAGTGCCGGCTGGCCCGATCTACTCCGTCGCCGACATGGCGACAGATCCCCACTACCGGGCGCGCGGGCTCTTCGAGAAGGTGGAGTGGGGCGGCAGGGCGCTCGAAATTCCGGCGATGATGCCAAAGCTTGAAGACACCCCGGGCCGCACCGAATGGCCCGGCCCGACCATCGGCGCGCACACCCGCGAAGTGCTGACCGGCCTGTTGAAGCTGACCGACGAGGAACTGGCCGACCTCGAGGGCCGCGCCGTCATCTGA
- a CDS encoding malate dehydrogenase, with translation MTGSQPVPDHANSQPNQRPVRVAITGAAGNIGYALAFRIAAGDMLGPDQPICLQLIEIPPAMDALRGVVMELNDCAFPLLHEVIATDHLDEGFANADYALLVGARPRGAGMERKDLLGANGQIFAPQGQSLSGHASQDVRVLVVGNPANTNALIAASNAARLDRRQFTAMTRLDHNRAISQLAERTGAHSTEIRRMTIWGNHSATQFPDIANTLIREEPATLQIDGDWYTETFIPTVQQRGAAIIKARGASSAASAASAAIDHMRTWALGSPEGDWVSMAVPSDGSYGIAEGVVYSFPCVCKNGDWEIVQDLELDAFQRGKMEATDAELREERAAVEDLLT, from the coding sequence ATGACCGGTTCACAACCAGTTCCCGATCACGCAAACTCCCAACCGAATCAGCGCCCGGTGCGCGTCGCCATCACCGGCGCCGCGGGCAATATTGGATACGCCCTCGCCTTCCGCATCGCCGCCGGCGACATGCTCGGACCGGACCAGCCGATCTGCCTGCAGTTGATCGAGATTCCGCCCGCCATGGACGCGCTGCGGGGCGTGGTGATGGAGTTGAACGACTGCGCTTTCCCGCTGCTCCACGAGGTGATCGCCACGGATCACCTCGACGAAGGCTTCGCGAACGCCGACTACGCTCTGCTGGTGGGAGCGCGACCGCGCGGCGCCGGCATGGAACGCAAGGATCTGCTGGGAGCGAACGGCCAGATCTTCGCGCCGCAGGGGCAGTCGCTGAGTGGCCATGCCTCGCAGGACGTGCGGGTGCTGGTGGTCGGCAACCCGGCCAACACCAACGCCCTGATCGCCGCCTCGAACGCGGCCCGCCTGGACCGCCGCCAATTCACCGCCATGACCCGACTGGACCACAATCGGGCGATCAGCCAGCTGGCCGAGAGGACCGGCGCCCACTCGACGGAGATCCGCCGGATGACCATCTGGGGCAACCACTCCGCGACCCAGTTTCCGGACATCGCCAACACCCTGATCCGCGAGGAACCGGCGACGCTCCAGATCGATGGCGACTGGTACACGGAGACGTTCATCCCCACCGTGCAGCAGCGCGGCGCGGCGATCATCAAGGCGCGCGGCGCGTCGTCCGCCGCTTCCGCCGCTTCCGCCGCCATCGATCACATGCGCACCTGGGCTCTCGGCTCACCGGAGGGCGACTGGGTGAGTATGGCCGTACCGTCGGACGGCAGCTACGGTATCGCCGAAGGGGTGGTGTACTCCTTCCCCTGTGTCTGCAAGAACGGGGACTGGGAGATCGTTCAAGACTTGGAACTCGATGCTTTCCAGCGCGGCAAGATGGAGGCGACGGACGCCGAATTGCGTGAAGAGCGCGCCGCGGTGGAAGACCTGTTGACCTAG
- a CDS encoding CHAT domain-containing protein has translation MALVGRSLAFLGQLEEPAVGRLLLHECLNLPVHQEEGFRQFPDCLRALAELEARAGNLGQAEVHLAEADRLVEEFEDGWTTFGVELARARIRWLEGDVEAGRAEGLKIIEGIEELRLAQDSSAGRMGVLAARWEPYLWLAGELLAAHPEPLRPDLELAFDLVERQRAQTLQESLAARLGDLYAHTSNRKPTLALIEETLDEETALLSFQLSLEQGHFGESLGGSWVLVVTREGTRAIPLADRLELEPLVESLVDLGDPSQAEELLMRLYDLVLAEALEALPEGVEELVLIPDGVLHRLPFEILRPVSGAEASVGNRFRISYQPSAGLWLGWKSQPRNVEATNPVLVFADPELPARGSERDPAILSGDPRCEGLPPLAAAREEGRNVLERLGETGHLLQGEEASETALKAESLGRYSILHFAAHACTLPNQPDQSAILLTPGAEREDGRLTSADILDLQRVPPMVVLAACRTADGKLVRGEGVISLVRAFFAAGARVVVASQNDLPDRETSRAVDSFYGYLSEGSSVGEALHRVRRKSIQAGAPASVWGSLRVMGDAEWIPFPWGLREPEPSPSLPAYVPQVAVASLGLLVLSLMGSSYVRRSRRRE, from the coding sequence ATGGCTCTCGTCGGTCGAAGTCTGGCCTTCCTGGGGCAGCTCGAAGAGCCCGCTGTCGGCCGTTTGTTGCTCCACGAGTGCTTGAATCTTCCAGTCCATCAGGAGGAAGGTTTTAGGCAGTTTCCCGATTGCCTCCGGGCCCTTGCCGAACTGGAGGCCCGAGCTGGAAACTTGGGGCAGGCCGAGGTCCATCTGGCTGAAGCAGACCGGCTTGTGGAGGAGTTTGAGGACGGTTGGACCACCTTTGGAGTCGAGCTCGCAAGGGCTCGGATCCGCTGGCTGGAGGGCGACGTCGAAGCGGGCCGCGCCGAAGGGCTGAAAATCATCGAGGGAATCGAAGAGCTACGCTTGGCGCAGGACTCTTCCGCCGGGCGCATGGGGGTTCTGGCGGCGCGTTGGGAGCCCTACCTGTGGCTCGCCGGAGAGCTCCTCGCCGCGCACCCCGAGCCTCTCCGGCCGGACCTGGAGCTGGCCTTCGATCTCGTCGAACGCCAACGGGCGCAAACCCTTCAGGAATCGTTGGCGGCGCGCCTCGGTGACCTCTACGCCCACACCTCCAACCGGAAACCTACGCTGGCGTTGATCGAAGAGACCCTCGATGAAGAGACCGCCCTCCTGTCGTTCCAACTCTCTCTCGAGCAGGGGCATTTCGGCGAGTCGCTCGGTGGCTCCTGGGTCCTCGTGGTTACTCGAGAAGGAACTCGAGCGATCCCCTTGGCAGACCGCCTCGAGCTCGAGCCTTTGGTCGAAAGCCTGGTGGATCTCGGCGACCCGTCCCAGGCTGAGGAGCTGTTGATGCGGCTCTATGACCTTGTTCTCGCGGAAGCTCTTGAAGCCTTGCCTGAAGGGGTCGAGGAGCTCGTCCTGATACCGGACGGAGTGCTCCATCGCCTTCCATTCGAAATCCTACGACCGGTTTCTGGAGCGGAGGCCTCCGTGGGAAACCGGTTCCGCATCTCGTATCAGCCTTCGGCCGGCCTCTGGCTGGGCTGGAAATCCCAACCGAGGAACGTGGAGGCAACAAACCCAGTGCTGGTCTTCGCGGACCCCGAGCTGCCAGCGAGAGGGTCCGAACGGGATCCGGCGATCTTGAGCGGAGACCCGCGCTGCGAAGGCCTTCCGCCGTTAGCCGCCGCGCGCGAGGAGGGTCGAAACGTCCTGGAGCGCCTGGGAGAAACCGGGCATCTACTACAGGGAGAAGAGGCATCCGAAACGGCCCTCAAAGCCGAATCCCTCGGCCGCTACTCTATACTCCATTTCGCGGCACACGCCTGCACCTTGCCGAACCAACCCGACCAGTCCGCGATTCTACTGACCCCGGGAGCTGAGAGGGAGGATGGGCGTTTGACTTCGGCGGACATCCTCGATCTCCAACGGGTTCCCCCAATGGTGGTTCTGGCGGCCTGCCGAACCGCCGACGGCAAGCTGGTGCGCGGTGAGGGAGTCATCAGTCTGGTCCGCGCCTTCTTCGCAGCGGGGGCGCGGGTGGTGGTGGCCAGCCAGAACGACCTTCCCGATCGCGAAACCTCCCGCGCCGTTGACTCCTTTTACGGCTACCTGAGCGAGGGCTCGAGCGTGGGGGAGGCCCTCCATCGTGTACGGCGGAAAAGCATTCAGGCCGGCGCACCCGCCTCCGTGTGGGGATCCCTACGGGTGATGGGTGACGCGGAGTGGATTCCCTTCCCATGGGGCCTTCGCGAGCCCGAGCCATCGCCGAGCCTTCCGGCCTATGTACCGCAGGTCGCCGTCGCCTCCCTCGGCCTTCTCGTTTTGAGCCTCATGGGGTCTTCGTATGTCCGCCGCTCTCGCCGACGGGAATGA
- a CDS encoding sigma-70 family RNA polymerase sigma factor has protein sequence MEDRYYEELRASLTRGVRARYPSLCPQDVEDVVHEALLATMKVLERKGSEVRNPSAYAYKTACHRAAELLRRRSREFPPTDEADFDNSPIDQGNPEVEARWRASKGLIYDCLRSMDNQDRRRAVWLFLMEYRAKEVARIHGWDRRRAENLIYRGRNDLKRCLERKGVGR, from the coding sequence ATGGAAGACCGCTACTACGAAGAGCTCAGAGCGTCGTTGACCCGTGGGGTCAGGGCGCGCTACCCGTCTCTGTGTCCTCAAGATGTAGAGGATGTAGTCCACGAGGCGCTTCTGGCTACGATGAAGGTCCTTGAGCGCAAAGGTTCCGAGGTTCGGAACCCTTCAGCCTATGCATACAAGACGGCTTGTCATCGCGCGGCGGAGCTGCTTCGCAGGAGAAGCCGAGAGTTCCCGCCAACGGACGAGGCCGACTTCGACAACAGCCCAATAGATCAAGGGAACCCTGAGGTGGAAGCACGCTGGAGGGCTTCAAAAGGTCTGATCTATGATTGCTTGCGCTCGATGGACAACCAGGATCGGCGGCGCGCGGTCTGGCTTTTCCTCATGGAGTATCGCGCAAAAGAAGTAGCCAGAATTCACGGCTGGGATCGGCGCCGGGCTGAGAATCTCATTTATCGCGGCAGAAATGACTTGAAACGCTGTCTTGAAAGGAAAGGAGTGGGACGATGA